A single window of Stigmatopora nigra isolate UIUO_SnigA chromosome 20, RoL_Snig_1.1, whole genome shotgun sequence DNA harbors:
- the map4k2 gene encoding mitogen-activated protein kinase kinase kinase kinase 2, whose product MERIGVSFLDPLDDYELLHRIGCGTYGEVFKARNLRTSHLAAVKIVKLDACDDITSIQQEITMMKECKHKNIVAYFGSYHRNTKLWICMEFCGGGSLQDIYHVTGPLTEKQIAYVTRETLQGLHHLHETGKMHRDIKGANILLTERGDVKLADFGVAAEISASVAKRKSFIGTPYWMAPEVAAVEKKGGYNHLCDIWALGITAIELAELQPPMFDLHPMRALMLMSKSAFQPPKLKEKNKWSTTFQSLVKMALIKSPRKRPSAETLLQHPFVTQLLTRNLMIELLDMANNPELLHSSDDNDLEMDPEAPDKIPSAAKRLSVKRTVSEEQFHQVKFGPPLRKVTEPYPDLSRYDDEWSLSGDEDDSPSLLECVEQALQLRSLTIGRTPSADGAKKSGLLSSTTASLPAFCSLGVTTGDRDSTQSCTLGPLAASDSAPSSVLSRCSATQDVRRRGDDTNLPTGGAVTAETEEETGLSTEWSTMRKKMEESRAHFHGLPPTPQVHMGACFSKVFNGCPLKIHCAVTWISPTSRDQYLILGAEEGIYTLNLNELHEDTLEKLLPQRCTWLYVMNNALMSVSGRSSQLYSHSLTALFEQKGHLTKKHLSLGTGRLAERIGGARKVASVKIPDSKGCRKCSVARNPYTDSTFLCAAVPSGLVLLLWYEPLQKFMRLKNLAAKLPDSLVIFELLVSVTDEFPQLCVGVRDCDEGKLRFDIVELNGSPVVEPENGALEAVQVTQLDRDTVLVALERSVRIVNLRGLPSKELADQMPFDFPVETLVCLQDSVLAFWKHGLKGRSFRSNEVTQEITDESRVFRVLGTNRDIILQSTPTNEPSAPSNIYILTGHENSF is encoded by the exons GCTCGGAACCTCCGCACATCCCACCTAGCCGCGGTCAAGATCGTCAAACTGGACGCAT GTGATGACATCACATCCATCCAGCAGGAAATCACCATGATGAAAGAATGCAAGCACAAAAACATCGTAGCTTACTTCGGTAGCTACCACAGGAATACCAAATTGTGGATTTGCATGGAATTCTGTGGTGGAGGATCCCTTCAAGATATCTACCATG TGACTGGTCCTTTAACGGAAAAACAGATCGCCTATGTGACCAGAGAAACCCtccag GGATTACATCATTTACACGAAACTGGGAAAATGCACCGAGACATTAAG GGCGCCAACATCCTATTGACGGAACGCGGAGACGTCAAACTGG CCGATTTTGGCGTGGCGGCGGAAATCAGTGCTTCCGTTGCCAAAAGGAAATCTTTCATCGGAACGCCCTACTG GATGGCCCCAGAGGTAGCGGCAGTGGAAAAGAAGGGCGGCTACAACCACCTATGCGACATCTGGGCTTTAGGGATCACCGCCATTGAGCTGGCTGAGCTCCAGCCACCCATGTTTGACCTCCATCCAATGAG GGCCTTGATGCTAATGTCCAAAAGCGCCTTCCAACCGCCTAAactcaaggaaaaaaacaaatg GTCGACGACCTTTCAAAGCTTGGTGAAAATGGCGCTGATTAAAAGTCCTCGGAAGAGGCCTTCAGCCGAGACACTGCTTCAG CATCCGTTTGTGACGCAACTTTTGACCCGGAATCTGATGATAGAACTCCTGGACATGGCAAATAACCCCGAATTGCTACATAGCTCGGACGACAACGACTTAGAG ATGGACCCGGAGGCTCCGGACAAGATCCCTTCAGCGGCGAAACGTCTGTCCGTCAAGAGGACGGTCTCTGAAGAACAAT tCCACCAAGTGAAGTTTGGACCCCCACTAAGGAAAGTCACCGAACCTTACCCCGATTTG AGCCGCTATGACGACGAGTGGAGCTTGTCGGGAGACGAAGACGATTCGCC GAGCCTGCTGGAATGTGTGGAGCAAGCTCTCCAGCTGAG gAGTTTAACCATCGGGAGGACGCCATCCGCCGAT GGAGCTAAGAAGAGTGGATTGTTAAGCTCCACCACGGCATCCCTGCCCGCCTTTTGCTCTCTTGGGGTCACCACCGGCGACCGAGACTCCACGCAAAGCTGCACGCTCGGCCCACTCGCCGCCTCAGACTCCGCCCCCTCTTCCG TTTTGTCCCGCTGCTCGGCGACGCAAGACGTCAGACGGCGTGGAGATGACACAAATCTGCCTACGGGGGGCGCTGTGACTGCTGAAACTGAAGAAGAGACGGGGCTTTCGACGGAGTGGAGCACCATGAGGAAAAAGATGGAAGAGTCT AGAGCCCATTTTCATGGACTCCCTCCGACCCCTCAAGTCCAC ATGGGTGCTTGCTTCTCCAAAGTCTTCAATGGCTGCCCTCTGAAAATCCACTGTGCTGTTACCTGGATCTCCCCCACTTCCAGAG ACCAGTATCTAATTCTTGGAGCTGAAGAAGGAATCTACACACTCAACCTCAACGAACTTCACGAAGATACTCTGGAAAAG CTTCTACCTCAACGCTGCACTTGGCTCTACGTCATGAACAACGCACTGATGTCCGTGTCGG GGAGATCGTCGCAGCTTTATTCCCATAGCCTGACTGCCTTGTTCGAACAGAAGGgacatttgacaaaaaagcacCTCTCGCTGGGGACCGGACGCTTAGCCGAAAGGATTGGCGGCGCCAG AAAGGTCGCCTCTGTGAAGATCCCGGACAGCAAAGGTTGCAGAAAGTGCAGTGTTG cacGGAACCCTTACACGGACAGTACTTTTCTCTGTGCGGCAGTTCCATCCGGTTTAGTTCTGCTTTTGTGGTATGAGCCTCTACAGAAGTTTATGCGACTCAAG AACTTGGCGGCAAAGCTGCCTGACTCTCTGGTTATATTTGAACTCCTGGTGTCGGTCACTGACGAATTCCCGCAACTGTGCGTTGGTGTAAGGGATTGTGACGAAGGAAAACTCCGGTTTGATATCGTGGAGCTCAATGGGTCGCCTGTGGTGGAGCCAG AAAACGGGGCTCTGGAGGCGGTGCAGGTCACCCAATTGGACCGAGATACAGTTCTTGTAGCCTTAGAAA GAAGTGTGAGGATCGTCAATTTGCGGGGTCTTCCGTCCAAGGAGCTCGCCGACCAAATGCCGTTTGACTTCCCAGTCGAGacattag TTTGTTTGCAGGACAGTGTACTGGCCTTCTGGAAGCATGGTCTAAAGGGGAGGAGCTTTCGGTCCAATGAG GTCACACAAGAAATCACAGATGAGAGTCGAGTATTCAGAGTTTTGGGAACTAACAG GGACATCATCCTTCAGAGTACTCCAACAAATGAACCCTCGGCACCGAGTAACATTTACATTCTGACGGGCCATGAAAACAGCTTTTAA